Sequence from the Sulfuricella sp. genome:
TCGAGGCGCGCGGCGACCATCTCCTTGTTGAAATAGGGCGCGATGTCGTGCGGCCCCATTTGCAGCAGCTCCTCGCGGCTGTAGCCGAGGCGGTCGCAGGCGGTCTGATTGGCGTCGATGAAGCTCAGGCTGGCGCGATCGATCAGGAAGATGGCATCGGCGGAATGGTCCAGCGCGGTACGGAAGCGTTGCAGGGCGGCCTGGTTTTTCCGGTCTTCCTCGCGCAGTTGCCGCAGGGCCTCGTTGCTGGCGGTGAGCTCGGCGGTGCGCGCGGCGACTTGCCGTTCCAGTTCGAGCTGCGCCTCGCGATTGCCGTTCGTGCCGGGGGGTTTAGTCAAGCATCTTTCCGCTGATGATGTCCCCGGCGATCTCGGCGGTCTTGCGCCGCTGGCCGCGCGCGGCGGAGCGCAGTTTTTCGAAGGCATCCTGCTGGCCAATGCCGTGGCGTTCCATCAGGATGCCCATGGCCACGCTGATGTCGCGATTGCTGTTGAGGGCATAAGTCAGACTTTTTTCCATTTCCCTGAGATGGCGGATCTCCGCACCGCGCGTAAGGGCGGCGCGAATGGCGGGCAGGATCTGGGGAACATCAACGGGTTTGACCAGATAGCCCAGCGCCCCGGCTGCCGCTGCGTTGTCCACCGTCTCCCGGTCGTCGTAGGCGGAAAGGAAGATGAATGGCGTGCCCGTGTTTTCCTTGAGCCACTTCGCCACGTCGAGGCCGGACAGGCCGCGCATGCGCATGTCGAGAATGGCCAGGTCGGGCGTGATGTCGCCGCACAGCTCGATGGCGCGCTCGCCGCTGCCGGCCTCGATGACGGTGTAACCCGCCGTGCGCAACCCTTCCGCGAGGGAGAACAGGATCACGCGGTCGTCGTCGGCAATCAGGAGCGTTTCGGTCGGCATGTTTGACCTGCAACAAAAAGAATGGAGCATTTAATCATGTAAGGGAATCTCTGAACAAGTGGTCATTGCGAGGAACGAAGTGACGAAGCAATCTCGCAACTCTTTGAAAAACAAGATTGCTTCGCTTCGCTCGCAATGACCCCGCACACTTGATTCGACCTTCCCAAGGTACCGGGATGAAAAGCGCTTGCCCGGGATTGTGGGCTTCGGTTAAGGTTAATGGCATTAGCCAAGCGTCTTCGGACCCATCCAGATGAACCCGGATCATCCACTAGAACCAGAACATCATTGCAGGAGCGGCGCCCCCGCCGCGATTCGCGGCGGGGGCGCCGCTCCTGCGGGTAGCCGGGGAGATCACGTTGCCGCTGGCGATCTGCTGCTGTCGCTCTCGGAACAGCGGCGCGCGGTCGACAACGCGGTGATCGTGGTCGAGTCGGATATCAGCGGCGTCATCAGCTACGTCAACGACAAATTCTGTGAAATCAGCGGTTACCGCCGCGAGGATGTGATCGGGCGCGATCATCGTTTCCTCAATTCCGGCTACCATCCGCGCACCTTCTTCGATGACCTGTGGGCCACCCTGCGGCGCGGCGAGCCCTGGCAGGGCGAGATTTGCAACCGCAGCAAAAGCGGGAGCATGTTCTGGTTGCTGACCACCATCACGCCCGTGCTCGGCAGCGATGGCAAGCCGCTCAAGTTCATTTCGGTGCGGGTCGATATCACGGCGCGCAAACTGGCCGAGAACGTGCTGGTGCAGCAGGCGCAAATCATCGACCAGACCCACGACGCGATATTTTCGACCGATCTCGACGGCACGCTGGTGAGCTGGAACCGGGGGGCCGCGAAATTGTTCGGCTATTCCGCGCACGAGGCCCTCGGGCAGCCGGTGCGCTTCATCGCGCAGCGGGGCGCCGAGGGGGATTTCCAGGTCAAGGTTTTCCTTGCGCTGTTGCGCTCAGGCAGCGGGACAGTGGAAATTCCGCTGCAAAAAAAATCGGGGGAAATCTTTGCCGCGCATTTTTCCCTGACCCTGCTCCGCGATGGGGCCGGCCAGGAAATCGGCGTGGCCGGCTATGCGCTCGACATCACGGAGCGCAAGGCGGCCGAATGCGCCATGCGCGCCAGCGAGAAAAAATACCGCTCGCTGGTGGAATCCATGCACGACTGGGTCTGGGAAATAAACGAGGATGGGGTCTATACCTATGCCAGCCCCAGGGTGCGCGAGATACTGGGCTATGAACCCGGCGAAGTGCTGGGCAAAACGCCGTTCGACCTGATGCAGCCGGAGGAGGCGGAGAGGCTGGGCGCGCATGTTTCCGCCATCATCGCCGCGCGCAAACCCATTCATCTGCTGGAAAACATCAATCTGCGCCGCGACGGAACGCCCGTCGTGCTGGAAACCAGCGCCACGCCCATTATCGATGAGCATGGCAAGTTCCGGGGCTATCAGGGGATAGACCGGGATATCACCGAACGCAAGCACTTCGAGGCCGCAGTGCAGGACAGCCAGGTGCGCCTGGCCAAGGCGCAGCAACTGGCGCGGCTCGGCAGCTGGGAATGGGATGTTGCGAGCGGCCGCATTCTCTGCTCGGATGAAATCTACCGCATTTTTGAGATAGATCCCGCTGTCGAGGTGACATTCGACCTGTTCATGGAGTACGTGCATCCCGATGATCGCGAACTGGTGGATAAGTCCGTGGTGGCGGCGCTGGCCGGAGAAATGCTCTACAGCGTGGATTTCCGCATTGTCACCGGCACGGGGCAGGAGATGATCGTCCACAGCGAGGGCGAGGTCGAATTCGATGCCGGGGGCAGGGGCGTGCGCATGTTCGGCATGCTGCAGGACATCACCGAGCGCAAGCAGATCGAGCAGGAAATCCGCGATTCGCGCGAATACCTGCGCGAACTCTCCAGCCATCTCCAGACCGTGCGCGAAGAGGAGAAAGCCGGCATTGCGCGGGAAATCCATGACGAACTGGGCGGCAACCTCACGGCGCTGAAAATGGATATTTACTGGCTTGAGCGCAAGCTGCCGCTGGAGCTGGAAGCCGTGCGGGAGAGGGTGCTTGCCATGTCCGACGTGGTGGATGCATCGGTCCATGCCATGCGCCGCATCGTGACCGAGCTGCGCCCGACGGTGCTGGACGATCTCGGCCTGCTGGCGGCGATGCAGTGGCAGGCCTCCGAATTTTCCAAGCGCTACAACATCCAGTGCAAGGTGTCGATGCATGGGGAGGAAATCGCGTTGCCGGAAGAGCTGCGCATCGCCCTGTTCCGCATTTTCCAGGAAGCGCTCACCAATGTGGCGCGCTACTCCAAGGCCAGCCAGGTGCTGGTCGACATGTGGCGCGAGCAGGACAAGATCGCCCTCGAAGTTTTCGACAACGGTATCGGCATCCCGGAAGGCGCAATCATGCAACCCACGTCTCACGGTCTTCGCGGCATGGTGGAACGGGCGCGCTCCCTGGGCGGGGCGGTGGAAATCGGCAGCGCGCTGGGCGAAGGGGTCGCGATCAGCGTGCGCATTCCGCTCCCCATAGCGGCGGAGGAAAAAGCATGATCCTGGAAAAAGCAGTTAACCACGGAGCACACGGAGGGCACGGAGAAAGGCAATCCATAGCTTTACTCCGTGGTTTCAAAACAAGGTTTTCAGCATGATCCGGGTGCTGATCGCCGACGACCACGCCATTGTGCGCCATGGGCTGAAGCAGATTCTGGCCGATTCGGGCTGCATGACGGTGGTGGCAGAGGCGGAAAACGGCATGGATGCGGTGCAGAAGGCGCGCGCGCTGAACGGCGCCGTCGACGTGGCCCTGCTGGATATCTCCATGCCCGGCAAGAGCGGCATCGATGCCCTGAAAATGATCCGGGACGAAATACCCGGGCTGCCGGTACTGATCCTCAGCATGTATCCCGAGGAGCAGTACGCGGTGCGCCTGATCCGCGCCGGCGCGGCGGGCTACATGACCAAGGAAAGCGCGCCGCAGGTGCTGGTGGAGGCCATTCTCAGGGTCGCCTCGGGCAAGAAATACATCAGCCCCAGCGTGGCCGAGATGCTTGCCGAGGAGGTCGGCGGCGGCAACAATGCCTCCCTGCATGCCAGCCTCTCCGACCGGGAATACCAGATCCTGATCCAGCTCGCCTCGGGCAAAACCGTGTCCGGCATCGCCGAGGAAATGAATCTCTCGGTCAAGACCATCAGCACCTACCGCAGCCGCATCCTGGGCAAGATGCGCCTGAAAAACAACGCCGAACTGACCCACTACGTCATTAATCATCAGCTGGTGTAGGAGGCCCGCCCCCGGGCCGATAGCATCGCTCCGCCTCCCGCTTGTAGGTGTTTGTCCTACAAGCCCCGCTTCTGTCTCCTACCCGATTATCCGCGTTCGCCCGATATTCTCCCTCTTTGTTTCGCCGCATCATTAACCCGTCACAAAAGTCCTGAAAAATTCTTCATGAATGGTGGAGGGCAGAATGATCAGCGTGTTTATTGCAGATGGATCGGACAGTGTGCGCGAAGCCTTGTGCGAGGCGATCGCCGAACTTGATGGCGTCCGGCTGGCCGGCCTGGCTGGCGATGCCACCTGTGCCCTTGAGGGTTATCTTGAGCAGGCTGCGGTGAGACTGACGCCGCAGGTGGTGATCCTCGACGTTCAGCTGGCCAACGGCTCAGGGCTCGGGGTGCTGCAATTCATCAAACATCACTTTCCCGCCACCAAGGTCATCATGCTGTGCGATTGCGCTTCGACCATGTACCGGGAGCGCTGCATCGTCGCCGGTACGGATTATTTCTTCGACAAGGCCACCGAGTTTCCCAGGGTGCGTGAAGTCTTGCGCGACCTGGCATGTCTTGATGATTCCCCCAACTTTGGCATTGCAGCCTGAAAGAAGCTCATGGATAACAGAGAAATTGAAGGGTTGGGAATGATCTGGGCAGCGCCGCTGCTGACCGGCGCGGCGGGCGCTGCGGCGCTGCTGGGTGGTGGCGCCATGAGCGCAACCGCTATGGCAGGCGTGGCGGTCTTGCTGGGGCTGGGCGGCGGGCTGGGCTGG
This genomic interval carries:
- a CDS encoding response regulator: MPTETLLIADDDRVILFSLAEGLRTAGYTVIEAGSGERAIELCGDITPDLAILDMRMRGLSGLDVAKWLKENTGTPFIFLSAYDDRETVDNAAAAGALGYLVKPVDVPQILPAIRAALTRGAEIRHLREMEKSLTYALNSNRDISVAMGILMERHGIGQQDAFEKLRSAARGQRRKTAEIAGDIISGKMLD
- a CDS encoding PAS domain S-box protein, giving the protein MNPDHPLEPEHHCRSGAPAAIRGGGAAPAGSRGDHVAAGDLLLSLSEQRRAVDNAVIVVESDISGVISYVNDKFCEISGYRREDVIGRDHRFLNSGYHPRTFFDDLWATLRRGEPWQGEICNRSKSGSMFWLLTTITPVLGSDGKPLKFISVRVDITARKLAENVLVQQAQIIDQTHDAIFSTDLDGTLVSWNRGAAKLFGYSAHEALGQPVRFIAQRGAEGDFQVKVFLALLRSGSGTVEIPLQKKSGEIFAAHFSLTLLRDGAGQEIGVAGYALDITERKAAECAMRASEKKYRSLVESMHDWVWEINEDGVYTYASPRVREILGYEPGEVLGKTPFDLMQPEEAERLGAHVSAIIAARKPIHLLENINLRRDGTPVVLETSATPIIDEHGKFRGYQGIDRDITERKHFEAAVQDSQVRLAKAQQLARLGSWEWDVASGRILCSDEIYRIFEIDPAVEVTFDLFMEYVHPDDRELVDKSVVAALAGEMLYSVDFRIVTGTGQEMIVHSEGEVEFDAGGRGVRMFGMLQDITERKQIEQEIRDSREYLRELSSHLQTVREEEKAGIAREIHDELGGNLTALKMDIYWLERKLPLELEAVRERVLAMSDVVDASVHAMRRIVTELRPTVLDDLGLLAAMQWQASEFSKRYNIQCKVSMHGEEIALPEELRIALFRIFQEALTNVARYSKASQVLVDMWREQDKIALEVFDNGIGIPEGAIMQPTSHGLRGMVERARSLGGAVEIGSALGEGVAISVRIPLPIAAEEKA
- a CDS encoding response regulator transcription factor, which translates into the protein MIRVLIADDHAIVRHGLKQILADSGCMTVVAEAENGMDAVQKARALNGAVDVALLDISMPGKSGIDALKMIRDEIPGLPVLILSMYPEEQYAVRLIRAGAAGYMTKESAPQVLVEAILRVASGKKYISPSVAEMLAEEVGGGNNASLHASLSDREYQILIQLASGKTVSGIAEEMNLSVKTISTYRSRILGKMRLKNNAELTHYVINHQLV
- a CDS encoding response regulator; the protein is MISVFIADGSDSVREALCEAIAELDGVRLAGLAGDATCALEGYLEQAAVRLTPQVVILDVQLANGSGLGVLQFIKHHFPATKVIMLCDCASTMYRERCIVAGTDYFFDKATEFPRVREVLRDLACLDDSPNFGIAA